CTACGTACTCGCCTGGGCGCACGTCGACTTTCAGCACGTGACCGTCGACCGGCGCCCGGATGTGCAGCCTGTCGAGCTCGGTGCGATATTGCTCGACCAGCGTGCGCTGTCGCGCGACGTCGACGCGGGCCAATGCCTTATCGTGTGTCCAGCTACCGGCCTTGAGCAGCTGATCTTCGGCCTTGGCCTGCAGCATCGCTTCGATCGAGCTGGTCAGCGACTGGCGCCGCTGAATGACTTCTTCCTCGGGCACCGCGCGGTGGGCCAGCAATTTCTCGCGACGTTCGAGCAAGTCGCGCTGGGCCACGACGTCGGCCTCGGCCCGCCGCACTTTTGCCTCACTGGGCGGAATCTCTTCCGGTCGCGGCATTTCTTCCAGGCGATCGAGCGTTGCCTGCGCGGCGGCCAGCTGCGCCTCGCGCACGTGCAATTCTGCAAGGATCTGTCGATCGTCGAGGCGGAACAGCGCGTCGCCCGCCTTGACCTGATCCCCCACGTCGACCAGCACTTCGACGACGACACCCGGTTCGGGCGAGCCGACCTTGATGTTCTCGGTCCGCGCTTCGACAAGGCCAGCAGCTGCGATCACATCTGCATACGGAGAGCGCGCCGGCTCGGCCAGGGGACCATGCTCTGGCGGCGCCTGGTGCGTGCGCACCAGGTGATAACTCATGAACGCGATGCAACCGACCGCAATGCCTGGCAAAAGCAATTTACCGAAGGACATCAGGCTTCTCCCGCCGGCGTGCCGGCAGTTTGCGTGGCGACGTGTTCGACCCGCCCGTCGGCCATGGAAATGATCCGGTCACCGTAAGAGAAAATGCGGCTGTCGTGCGTCACGACGATCACCGCGCGATCCTTTTGAACCACCACGCGGCGGACGAGTTCGAGCACCGTCTGGCCCGACTTGGCGTCGAGCGCCGCGGTGGGTTCGTCGCACACGAGCAGACGCGGTTCGTGTACTAGCGCGCGGGCAATGGCCACGCGCTGCTGCTGGCCGCCGGAGAGCTGGCGGGGCAGGGCGTCTGCCCGAGCGCCCAGGTCTACCGCGTCGAGCAGTAGCCGAGCGCGGTGGAGGGCATTGCGCCGGGGTACACGGCCGATCAACAGGGGCACTGCGACGTTCTCAACCGCCGAGAGTGCCGGGAGCAGGTTGTATTGCTGAAAGACAAATCCAATGTTCGTGGCCCGAAATTGCACCAATTGCCGCGGCGATAATCGCGATTGCACGGCGCCGAACACGTCGACCTCGCCCCCGGTGGGCCGCAGCAAACCGGCGATGATCGAGATCAGCGTCGTCTTGCCGCAACCGCTGGGGCCGACGAGCAATGTCAGCTCGCCAGCATGAACCGTGAGATCGACGTCCACGAGTGCGCGGACCCGCGTATCGCCGGTGCCAAAATCTTTTCCCAGGCTGCGGCAAGCGACAGCGATAGCGCTGTGGGCCGTGACCATTATGCGACCCTCGGATCTGTTGCCGCGGCCCTTGCGCCCGATAACTCACGATAAGGTGGTGGACCCGCGTGGGATGCCTGGGGTCGGTCGGCAAGCCGTTCCCCGCAATCAAATTGCGGGAGACCCTCCGTCCACTGCGTCCAGTGGGATGCGCGACCCCAGACATCGGCACGGGAAAGACGCGTTGATTCATTCATGTGCGGAAGACCTCGGCAGGCTCCAGCACCAGCACTTTGCGCGCACTAACGAGACTGGCTAGCACGACGATCAGGCTCACGGCGCCGGCCGATAGTGCCACGACTTGCCACGGCAGATAAAATCCTGCCAGGTGTGCGAGGTTCTTTGTTCCTTCGAAAAACAGAGCTGTGAGCCCCACGCCGATTCCAAACCCAATGCAACCCACGATAGAAGCTTGCAGCAGCACCATCAGGATCAAGCGGCCATTGGTCAGCCCCATGGCCTTTAGCGCGCCGAATTGCCGCAGGTTTTCCAAGGTGAAGAGATAAAACGTCTGGCCGGCGATGGCCGTGCCGACAATGAATCCCAACCCGATCGTGATGCCGAAATTCACCGGAATGCCGGTCGAGCGGAGATAGTAACCGACCGTGCGCCACACGAAATCCAATCGAGACAACGCCAGCAAGCCCGTCTGGGCCTGGATGCGGCGGCAGGTTTCCGGCACGCTCGTCAGCTCGTCGGGCTGCGCGAGCACGAACGACATGCGATTGCGCTCGCGGGCTACAAATTCCATAGCCTGCGTGTAACGGCAATACATGATCGGAAATGTTTGAAACGGCGGAGACGCTTTGCAGATGCCGACAATGATCGCGCGCTGGTCGTTCATCTCTAACGTATTGCCCAACGTCAAGGGCTGGCCGGGCCAGAGATACTCGAAGCCTGCCTTGTCCACGATCACTGCGTCGGGATGGCGCAACTCGCTGAGGGAACCCAAGAGCATCTCGGTGGGTGCGCCGACCAACGTGTCGTCATCCAATCCCAAAAGCGATACCTGGCGAAAACTGCCGTCGGCCACCCGCGCCCGAGCCAACCCTTTATAGAATCGCACGGCCCACGAAACGCCGGGCACACCACGCACGCGAAAGACGTCGTTCTCGCCCAGCGGCTTGATCTCGTCGGAATTCTGTACTTCGGGTCGCATGACCCAAATGGCCGCTTCGCGGATGTCGCTGATCTGGCTGGCCGTGCGGCTCATCAAGCCGACAAAGATCGCCGTCTGCTGCGAGATCAGCAGCGTGCCGAAGGCCACGCCAAAGATCGTGCCCAGGTATTTGGCACGATCTCCGGTGAGCATTCTCCAGGCGACCCAGTTCATCGGTTACCCTTTGCTGGCCGAAGGCGTGGTGGTCTGGGCATAGCCCAAGGCCGTCAGCGAGAACGTGGCGATGTGGTCAGCCAGCCGATCGACGGAAAGCTGCCGGTATTCGTCGACGCCGATCAACAGCTCGGCAATCGGACGATGCACGTAATAGAAAAGGCATTGCCCCACGATGCTGAAGCCCGTCACATAGGCCTGGCTGCGTGGCGTGCCCGCAGGCAACAAGTCGGCCAGGATTTTCTCCAACTCTTCGGCCATGGGTCGAATGTAGTCGTCGACCACTTCAGCGCAGGCCGCGGTGGGGCTGGCCAATTCACGCAACATCAACCCCAAATGCCAGGCTGGCCGCTCGGCGTACAGCATGCGGCTGAGCATCGTATGTACAAATGCTCGCAGGCGCTCGGTAGCCAGCATCGCGGGGTCCCACTCGGGCATGGGGACTTGCCCAACGCAGATGCATTGCGCCTGCCGCACGGCGTCGATATACAACCGCTGCTTGTCACCGAAGTAGTAGTTGACGCTGGCGACATTCGCTTCGGCACGGTCACAGATTTCGCGCACCGTGGCCAGCTCGAATCCCTTGTCGCAAAAGATCTGTCCTGCCGCTTCCAGCAGGCGATTTTTAGTGTCGTCGGTCATAGTTTCCGCCTCCGCCAGGGGCGTGGTAAGAGAGTGTCAAAACAGCCGATTAAAACATTTGTTTCAAACGATTATATTAAACACTCATTTCATGGGCAAGACCAGCCGCCGGGTTTTCCGTGAATCGCGATAAGTGACGGAGCCTAAATGCCATGCGACGCTAGCAGTCACGAGCAAAGCAAAGTTTCTTTGCACAATGTCTCTCGGTTTTCTAAGATTAGAAAACCCGCAGACGCCTTCCTCCGTTGCCTGCCGTTTGAACTAGCAGCTTGCCGGTTTGTTTGGCGAGCGCTTTGCTACGAGGGCCAGACCGTGAGCTCCACTTTGCCAGCGCCGGAATTGATCGAGTCGACCAAGGATGCGCTTGATACGCCGGCGCTGTGCCTGGACCTGGCGGCCATGGATGCCAACATCCGCGCCATCGTCGACGCTTGCCGCGCGCACAACGTCGCCTGGCGACCGCACGCCAAGGGGCACAAGGTGCCGGCCATTGCACAGCGCGAAATCGCCGCCGGCGCGATCGGGATCACATGCGCCAAGCTCGGCGAGGCCGAGGTCATGGCCGCCGCCGGCATCGGCGAATTGTTGATCGCCAACATGATTGTGGGTCCCATGAAGTTGGCGCGGCTTGTCGAGCTGCGCCGCATCGCCGATCCAATTGTCTGCGTCGATCACATCGACCAGGTGGCCCCCATGGCCGAAGCGATGAGTCAGGCCGGCCTGACGTTGAGAACTATGATCGAGGTCGATATCGGCCTGCGGCGCGTGGGAGTGCTGCCGGGTAAAGGGGCGCTAGCGCTGGCCGGCCAGATTCTGGAGAGCCCTGGTCTCGAACTGGTCGGCATCATGGGATACGAAGGACATTTGTTGACCGTTGCCGACGCGCATGAAAAAGGGTCGGCCATACGCGCCGCGCTGGGCCAACTGACGGACACGGCCGAAGCGTTGCGCCGCGCGGGCTTGCCGTGCGATATCGTTTCCTGCGGCGGGACCGGATCTTATCCCTTTGCTATCCAGCAGCCGGGCATCACCGAGATCCAAGCCGGCGGGGCGATCTTTATGGACGCCTATTACCGCACGCGCTGCCGCATACCCGACTTGAAGTACGCGCTGACGCTACTGACGACGATCGTCAGTCGACCGGCGCCCGATCGGGCCATCGTCGACGCCGGCCGCAAGTCGATCAACATGGAGCTGGCGATGCCACTGGTAGCGGGCCGCGACGATATCCGCGTAAAAGGATTGTCGGCCGAACACGGCACGCTGGAACTGGGGCCCACGGCGCGCGATCTAAGGATCGGAGATCGGCTGGAACTCATCCCCGGCTACGCCGACCTGACTGTGGCACTGCACGACGAACTGTACGGTTTCCGCGACGAACGGCTGGAAGTGATCTGGCCGATCGAGGCCCGCGGGAAACTGCGGTAATTTGTCGCCTCGGCCAAATGGGGCTGCTCGCGTTGCCGGCAATCTGGCAATGGCGGTCGTGCCAAAGTGTCTTGGCGCTTGGCTTACGGCTCTGCAAGCCGCCGGAAATGCCGCTTTTCCCTGGAAATCCGTCACGGTTTAGCGTACGAGCTTATTTCCTGGAAATGTGCGCCGTTCCGACGCGACTGCCGCGGCTTTGCCCCGTAAGATAAAAGGAGGGGAGCTACGGTTCTCTTTCGCCAGGGAGGGGAGTAAGAGCCATGAATGTCCTCGAATTTCTTGACGAGCACCACAGCACCTATCAGGTGATCGACCACACGGCGGCCTACAGCGCGCTGCGGATGGCCGAGGCGGTACATGTCTCGGGAGACATGGTCGCCAAGAGCGTCGTGCTGAAGGCAGGGCACGGATTCTGCTATTTCTTGGTCGTCGTACCCGCCACTTCGCGCGTGGATCTGGAAAAGATTCGCGCCACGATGGGGCTAGACGAGATCGAACTGGCCAGCGAGCAGGAGGTCGCGGCGCAGTGCCGCGATTGTGAAGTAGGCGCCATGCCTCCCTTTGGATCGCAACTGGGCATGGAGACGATCATCGACGAGTCGCTATCATCGAGTGAAGAGATCGTCTTCGAAGGCAATAGCCACCAGCAGGCGATTCGCATGAAGTATCGCGACTACTACCAGCTCGAACATCCGTTGATCGTGCGGATCGCAACTCACATTTAAACCCGCTGCGCAAAAGAGAACGCCCGATTCGTTGCTGTGAGCGACGAACCGGGCGCTGTGGGTCTCCAGCGGATATTACTC
This region of Pirellulales bacterium genomic DNA includes:
- a CDS encoding ABC transporter permease — translated: MNWVAWRMLTGDRAKYLGTIFGVAFGTLLISQQTAIFVGLMSRTASQISDIREAAIWVMRPEVQNSDEIKPLGENDVFRVRGVPGVSWAVRFYKGLARARVADGSFRQVSLLGLDDDTLVGAPTEMLLGSLSELRHPDAVIVDKAGFEYLWPGQPLTLGNTLEMNDQRAIIVGICKASPPFQTFPIMYCRYTQAMEFVARERNRMSFVLAQPDELTSVPETCRRIQAQTGLLALSRLDFVWRTVGYYLRSTGIPVNFGITIGLGFIVGTAIAGQTFYLFTLENLRQFGALKAMGLTNGRLILMVLLQASIVGCIGFGIGVGLTALFFEGTKNLAHLAGFYLPWQVVALSAGAVSLIVVLASLVSARKVLVLEPAEVFRT
- a CDS encoding ABC transporter ATP-binding protein: MVTAHSAIAVACRSLGKDFGTGDTRVRALVDVDLTVHAGELTLLVGPSGCGKTTLISIIAGLLRPTGGEVDVFGAVQSRLSPRQLVQFRATNIGFVFQQYNLLPALSAVENVAVPLLIGRVPRRNALHRARLLLDAVDLGARADALPRQLSGGQQQRVAIARALVHEPRLLVCDEPTAALDAKSGQTVLELVRRVVVQKDRAVIVVTHDSRIFSYGDRIISMADGRVEHVATQTAGTPAGEA
- a CDS encoding YbaK/EbsC family protein — its product is MNVLEFLDEHHSTYQVIDHTAAYSALRMAEAVHVSGDMVAKSVVLKAGHGFCYFLVVVPATSRVDLEKIRATMGLDEIELASEQEVAAQCRDCEVGAMPPFGSQLGMETIIDESLSSSEEIVFEGNSHQQAIRMKYRDYYQLEHPLIVRIATHI
- a CDS encoding CerR family C-terminal domain-containing protein, which produces MTDDTKNRLLEAAGQIFCDKGFELATVREICDRAEANVASVNYYFGDKQRLYIDAVRQAQCICVGQVPMPEWDPAMLATERLRAFVHTMLSRMLYAERPAWHLGLMLRELASPTAACAEVVDDYIRPMAEELEKILADLLPAGTPRSQAYVTGFSIVGQCLFYYVHRPIAELLIGVDEYRQLSVDRLADHIATFSLTALGYAQTTTPSASKG
- a CDS encoding HlyD family efflux transporter periplasmic adaptor subunit, with translation MSFGKLLLPGIAVGCIAFMSYHLVRTHQAPPEHGPLAEPARSPYADVIAAAGLVEARTENIKVGSPEPGVVVEVLVDVGDQVKAGDALFRLDDRQILAELHVREAQLAAAQATLDRLEEMPRPEEIPPSEAKVRRAEADVVAQRDLLERREKLLAHRAVPEEEVIQRRQSLTSSIEAMLQAKAEDQLLKAGSWTHDKALARVDVARQRTLVEQYRTELDRLHIRAPVDGHVLKVDVRPGEYVGTPPGQPLVVLGDLSQMHVRIDIDEQDIARFRPGIPGEACVRGNASQKIALSFVRVEPYVQPKVSLIGNSVERVDTRVLQVIYALAPGADNMYVGQQVDAFLNAAGEATETVRTNSLASGRRLSTPSLPTSNPSATSR
- a CDS encoding DSD1 family PLP-dependent enzyme, with the translated sequence MSSTLPAPELIESTKDALDTPALCLDLAAMDANIRAIVDACRAHNVAWRPHAKGHKVPAIAQREIAAGAIGITCAKLGEAEVMAAAGIGELLIANMIVGPMKLARLVELRRIADPIVCVDHIDQVAPMAEAMSQAGLTLRTMIEVDIGLRRVGVLPGKGALALAGQILESPGLELVGIMGYEGHLLTVADAHEKGSAIRAALGQLTDTAEALRRAGLPCDIVSCGGTGSYPFAIQQPGITEIQAGGAIFMDAYYRTRCRIPDLKYALTLLTTIVSRPAPDRAIVDAGRKSINMELAMPLVAGRDDIRVKGLSAEHGTLELGPTARDLRIGDRLELIPGYADLTVALHDELYGFRDERLEVIWPIEARGKLR